A genomic window from Schistocerca serialis cubense isolate TAMUIC-IGC-003099 chromosome 4, iqSchSeri2.2, whole genome shotgun sequence includes:
- the LOC126474338 gene encoding neural Wiskott-Aldrich syndrome protein-like: protein MANGYTFVIAETSERTDIMQSYQLEASRLPPPQPATPPTAPPPPAPPRARLQSSPLPVRSPAPNGRLSPPPRPPPPAPPPPPCSSAVPEPVDAEADVTPPPPPSPMEVVATPPHLSIPSGGARPGQVFHGGTSSAPGS from the exons ATGGCCAATGGATATACGTTCGTCATTGCAGagacgtctgaaagaacagacatcatgcagTCATACC aattggaggcttcgcgGCTTCCACCGCCTCAGCCCGCGACTCCACCGACGGCACCTCCGCCACCCGCGCCTCCACGGGCGCGCCTGCAGTCGTCGCCGCTGCCGGTCCGGTCACCTGCACCGAACGGGCGCCTCTCGCCCCCGCCACGGCCCCCACCTCcagccccgccgccgccgccctgtTCCTCCGCAGTGCCGGAACCGGTGGACGCTGAGGCTGAcgtcacgccgccgccgccgccgtcgcccatgGAGGTCGTTGCTACGCCTCCTCATCTGAGCATACCCAGTGGCGGTgcgcggcctgggcaggttttccacggg GGCAcgtcgtccgcccctggtagctaa